DNA from Flavobacterium aestivum:
GTAAAAAATTAGGTATTGTACAAGCTTCTAAAGTTGGACCAACAGTTGCTGAGGATATCAAAACAAATGCTTATTGGGCTGTTTTAGGAGCAATGCTTATTGTAGGTTTGTATTTAGTAATCAGTTTCAGAAAATGGCAATACAGTTTAGGAGCTATTGCTGCTGTGGCGCATGACGTTATTTTTGTATTGGGAGTATATTCATTGCTTTGGAAATATATGCCTTTCGGTATGGAGATTGACCAACATTTCATTGCGGCTATCTTGACAGTTATTGGTTACTCTATGAATGATACCGTAATTGTATATGACAGAGTACGTGAGTTCTTGGATGGTAAAACAAAAGGAACTTTTGGTGAAATTGTTAATAAATCTATTAACTCTACAATGTCAAGAACAATCAATACTTCATTGACTATGATTTTTGTATTGTTAATCATGTTCATCTTTGGAGGTGAGTCAATCAGAGGATTTATCTTTGCAATGCTTATCGGTATTATTATCGGAACTTATTCTTCATTGTTTATCGCTACTCCTGTATTGGTTGATACGATTTCAAGCGAAGAGAAGCATAACGTTGAAGTTAAGCACCAAGAAGCTCAAGCTTAGTAAATAAACATACTATTATATAAAAAAGGATTCAACGAAAGTTGAATCCTTTTTTTGTTTCTAAGTTAGATGAAAACCTTTCTGAAAAGTGGTTACATTATCTTCATGAAAGTGTCTTTTATTAATTGTATTTCATTTGTGTAAATAGTTTTCTTTTTGTGGGCAAAGTACAGTGTGTTTTTTAAGGGCATTTTTCCTTCCCATAAAAGTTTTATTTTTCCGCTTTCTAATTCTGTTTTGCATAAGAAATCAGGAATTACCGCCAGTCCGCTACTGTTGCTTAAACAGCGCACTATGGAGTTTAAATTAGGTACAATATAATTAGGTCTAAAATCGGCATGTTTGTTGAAATTAAGCTGCCAAAAACGTCTTAAATGCTCCATGTCTCCCGTGGTTCCATACCATCTTTGTTGTTTTAGCCAGAGTTCTATAACTTCTAGATTATTTTCTTTTTTTAAAGTGTCAAAGGTATCTGAATCTGTTTCGTTACCACAAATAAGAACAATGGTTTCCGAAGAGAAGGCTTGATAGTCGATAGTATTTTTGGCTATCATTTGTGGAGTGATAATCAAATCCAAAATACCTTTATCCAGATTTTCAATCAT
Protein-coding regions in this window:
- a CDS encoding LysR family transcriptional regulator, whose product is MVNLEWYRTFKYVYKTGTLTGAAEALFISQPGVSLHLSSLESYVGYKLFDRTSRKMIPTEKGKVLYNFITDALSKLEEAEKNFQRSTEKNTPTISIGMCFETFQITLEPYLASFPFNVIIQFGEYPEMIENLDKGILDLIITPQMIAKNTIDYQAFSSETIVLICGNETDSDTFDTLKKENNLEVIELWLKQQRWYGTTGDMEHLRRFWQLNFNKHADFRPNYIVPNLNSIVRCLSNSSGLAVIPDFLCKTELESGKIKLLWEGKMPLKNTLYFAHKKKTIYTNEIQLIKDTFMKIM